One Burkholderia thailandensis E264 genomic window carries:
- a CDS encoding ATP-dependent DNA helicase, giving the protein MSYVVAVRAMCEFTAREGDLDLRFTPAPSALEGIAGHATVASRRGAGYEKEVALSGEHRGLTVRGRADGYDPALNRVEEIKTHRGDLDRMPANQRALHWAQARVYGHLLCESRGLAQLSVALVYFDVGTLRETVLTETHTAATLKACFAEQCERFVDWAAREGAHRVARDTALRALAFPHARFRSGQRELAVAAYRAARDGRALLAQAPTGIGKTLGTLFPLLKACADAHLDRIFFLTAKTPGRALALDAADTLRTAAGGALPLRVLELVARDKACEHPDAACHGESCPLARGFYDRLAAARAAALEHGRLDRATVRAAALAHGVCPYYLAQELARWCDVVVGDYNYYYDGSALLHALAQQNQWRVGVLVDEAHNLLDRARGMYSAALDQRELAGVRKLAPAPLAKALERLNREWNALNREQAAAYVVHPDVPPRVLSAAQNLIGRFSELAAQAPLALDAAVQRFCFDAIHFVALAEQFGAHSIFDATRVRASAPRRAGASILCVRNVIPADFLAPRHGAARATVMFSGTLSPFDFYRDTLGLPDDAGTLDVEGPFRAEQLTVKVASHVSTRWRDRARSLDPIVELIAAQYAARPGNYLGFLSSFEYLQQVVARLRERHPALPVWAQAPGMDEAARDGFLARFEPNGRGIGFAVLGGAFSEGVDLAGDRLIGAFVATLGLPQVNDVNEEMRRAMEARFGRGYDYIYLFPGLRKVVQAAGRVIRTEHDEGVLHLIDDRFRRGEVRRLLPRWWRLS; this is encoded by the coding sequence GTGAGCTATGTCGTCGCCGTGCGCGCGATGTGCGAATTCACCGCGCGCGAGGGCGATCTCGATCTGCGCTTCACGCCGGCGCCGAGCGCGCTCGAAGGCATCGCCGGGCACGCGACGGTCGCGTCGCGGCGCGGCGCCGGCTACGAAAAGGAGGTCGCGCTTTCGGGCGAGCACCGCGGCCTCACGGTGCGCGGCCGCGCGGACGGCTACGATCCGGCGCTGAACCGCGTCGAGGAAATCAAGACGCATCGCGGCGATCTCGACAGGATGCCCGCCAATCAGCGCGCGCTGCATTGGGCGCAGGCGCGCGTGTACGGGCATCTGCTGTGCGAATCGCGCGGGCTCGCGCAACTGAGCGTCGCGCTCGTCTATTTCGATGTCGGGACGCTGCGCGAGACGGTGCTGACCGAAACGCACACGGCCGCGACGCTGAAGGCATGCTTCGCGGAGCAGTGCGAGCGCTTCGTCGACTGGGCGGCGCGCGAAGGCGCGCATCGCGTCGCGCGCGATACGGCGCTGCGCGCGCTCGCGTTTCCGCACGCGCGCTTTCGCAGCGGCCAGCGCGAGCTCGCGGTTGCGGCCTATCGCGCCGCGCGCGACGGCCGTGCGCTGCTCGCGCAGGCGCCGACGGGCATCGGCAAGACGCTCGGCACGCTGTTCCCGTTGCTGAAGGCATGCGCAGACGCGCATCTGGACCGGATCTTCTTCCTGACCGCGAAGACGCCCGGCCGCGCGCTCGCGCTCGACGCGGCCGACACGCTGCGCACGGCCGCGGGCGGCGCGCTGCCGCTACGCGTGCTCGAGCTCGTCGCGCGCGACAAGGCGTGCGAGCATCCGGACGCCGCATGCCACGGCGAATCGTGTCCGCTCGCGCGCGGCTTCTACGATCGGCTCGCGGCCGCGCGCGCCGCCGCGCTCGAGCATGGCCGGCTCGATCGCGCGACCGTGCGCGCGGCCGCGCTCGCGCACGGCGTCTGCCCGTACTATCTCGCGCAGGAGCTCGCGCGCTGGTGCGACGTCGTCGTCGGCGACTACAACTACTACTACGACGGCAGCGCGCTGCTGCACGCGCTCGCGCAGCAGAACCAGTGGCGCGTCGGCGTGCTCGTCGACGAGGCGCACAACCTGCTCGACCGCGCGCGCGGGATGTACAGCGCGGCGCTCGACCAGCGCGAGCTCGCCGGCGTGCGCAAGCTCGCCCCCGCGCCGCTCGCGAAGGCGCTCGAGCGCCTGAATCGCGAATGGAACGCGCTCAATCGCGAACAGGCAGCCGCATACGTCGTCCATCCGGATGTGCCGCCGCGCGTGCTGTCGGCCGCGCAGAACCTGATCGGGCGCTTCTCGGAGCTCGCAGCCCAAGCGCCGCTCGCGCTCGACGCTGCGGTGCAGCGCTTCTGTTTCGACGCGATTCACTTCGTCGCGCTCGCCGAGCAGTTCGGCGCGCATTCGATCTTCGATGCGACGCGCGTGCGCGCGAGCGCGCCGCGCCGCGCCGGCGCGTCGATCCTCTGCGTGCGCAACGTGATTCCCGCCGACTTCCTCGCGCCGCGCCATGGCGCCGCGCGCGCGACCGTGATGTTCTCGGGCACGCTCAGCCCGTTCGATTTCTACCGCGACACGCTCGGGTTGCCGGACGACGCCGGCACGCTCGACGTCGAAGGGCCGTTTCGCGCGGAGCAACTGACAGTGAAGGTCGCGTCGCACGTATCGACGCGCTGGCGTGACCGAGCGCGCTCGCTCGATCCGATCGTCGAGCTGATCGCCGCGCAGTACGCGGCGCGGCCGGGCAACTATCTCGGATTCCTGAGCAGCTTCGAGTATCTGCAGCAGGTTGTCGCCCGGCTGCGCGAGCGCCATCCGGCGCTGCCCGTCTGGGCGCAGGCGCCGGGCATGGACGAGGCCGCGCGCGACGGGTTTCTCGCGCGCTTCGAGCCGAACGGGCGGGGCATAGGCTTCGCGGTGCTGGGCGGCGCGTTCTCGGAGGGGGTCGATCTCGCCGGCGACCGGCTGATCGGCGCATTCGTCGCGACGCTCGGACTGCCGCAGGTCAACGACGTCAACGAGGAGATGCGGCGCGCGATGGAGGCGCGCTTCGGCCGCGGCTACGACTACATCTACCTGTTTCCGGGTTTGCGCAAGGTCGTGCAGGCAGCGGGGCGGGTGATTCGCACCGAGCACGACGAGGGCGTGCTGCATCTGATCGACGACCGTTTCCGGCGCGGCGAGGTGCGCCGGCTGTTGCCCCGGTGGTGGCGGCTGAGCTGA
- the rbsK gene encoding ribokinase, with translation METIAVIGSNMVDLVTYVARMPADGETLEAPNFELGCGGKGANQAVAASKLGARVAMVSKVGDDLFAENTLRNLERFGIDIEHVRRVPGVSSGVAPIFVSPDSRNRILIVKGANRHLKPADIDAAAAKIAASRLVVLQLEIDIDTVYYAIDFAAARGIPVLLNPAPGAADLDFSRLAKLEFLVPNETELALVSGMPTDTPDAIEHAARSLVERGVKHVIVTLGDKGSLLVSRAGVVRVPPVAVDARDTTGAGDAYIGCFARHYVATLDIPAAMRLASAYAAHSVTGFGTQKSYADAATFERFLQTPRSGA, from the coding sequence ATGGAGACGATCGCCGTCATCGGCAGCAACATGGTCGACCTCGTGACCTACGTCGCGCGAATGCCCGCCGACGGAGAAACGCTCGAGGCGCCGAACTTCGAGCTCGGCTGCGGCGGCAAGGGCGCGAACCAGGCGGTTGCCGCGTCGAAGCTGGGGGCGCGCGTCGCGATGGTGTCGAAGGTCGGCGACGATCTGTTCGCCGAGAACACGCTGCGCAACCTCGAGCGCTTCGGCATCGACATCGAGCACGTGCGCCGCGTGCCTGGCGTATCGAGCGGCGTCGCGCCGATCTTCGTGAGCCCCGATTCGCGCAACCGGATTCTGATCGTCAAGGGTGCGAACCGGCACCTGAAGCCGGCCGACATCGACGCGGCCGCCGCGAAGATCGCAGCGAGCCGCCTCGTCGTGCTGCAGCTCGAGATCGACATCGATACGGTCTACTACGCGATCGACTTCGCCGCCGCGCGCGGCATCCCGGTGCTGCTCAATCCCGCGCCGGGCGCGGCGGATCTCGACTTCTCGCGGCTGGCGAAGCTCGAGTTCCTCGTGCCGAACGAAACCGAGCTCGCGCTCGTGTCAGGGATGCCGACCGACACGCCCGACGCGATCGAACACGCGGCGCGCTCGCTCGTCGAGCGCGGAGTGAAGCACGTGATCGTCACGCTCGGCGACAAGGGGTCGCTCCTCGTGTCGCGCGCGGGTGTCGTGCGCGTGCCGCCCGTTGCCGTCGACGCGCGCGACACGACGGGCGCGGGCGACGCATACATCGGCTGCTTCGCGCGCCATTACGTCGCGACGCTCGACATACCCGCCGCGATGCGCCTCGCGTCCGCGTATGCCGCGCATTCGGTGACGGGCTTCGGCACGCAGAAGTCGTACGCGGACGCGGCGACGTTCGAGCGCTTCCTGCAGACGCCCCGTTCCGGCGCGTGA
- a CDS encoding VRR-NUC domain-containing protein has translation MPPDPSSSPAFYYLSNFERALAWLAERYDDVLDAGEHAFVGAFGALPRASRALLVRMLMRKGPMFRASKLAYDEIGCPLAAAAPLVALGWIDPEPPLSLDALFALATKPELRDAFPDAPASGAVRKADWLDALRARHDGERPWAQWLPSIDDRVLRVTAAVDALCSRLRLMFFGNLHQDWSEFVLADLGLLQYETVAFAPSSRAFQRRDDVDAYLRLHACRELLEVWPADAPLAPLVEAAAAVDCGNAWLAMRRAKLTFSIGQACERRADWDGALAAYASSAWPGSRQRRVRVLERCERFDTALALADEAARAPENEAEAQQIARMLPRLRRRVGLPAGRAARAREIPRDSLELAHPGVPYPVEYVARDHLSRADAPVFYVENALINSLFGLLCWEPVFAAVPGAFFHPFQRGPADLHAPDFRARRAAQFDACLAQLDGTQYRDTIRRHYARKRGVQSPFVFWGALDETLLEHALACLPAEHLRLWFERLLDDVRGNRSGLPDLVRFWPAERRYELIEVKGPGDRLQDNQIRWLDYCVRHRMPVRVIDVRWSGDAQASSQDEGALA, from the coding sequence GTGCCGCCCGATCCGTCGTCTTCCCCCGCGTTCTATTACCTGTCGAACTTCGAGCGCGCGCTCGCGTGGCTCGCCGAGCGCTACGACGATGTGCTCGATGCCGGCGAGCATGCGTTCGTCGGCGCGTTCGGCGCGCTGCCGCGCGCATCGCGCGCGCTGCTCGTGCGGATGCTGATGCGCAAGGGGCCGATGTTTCGCGCGAGCAAGCTCGCCTACGACGAGATCGGCTGTCCGCTCGCGGCCGCGGCGCCGCTCGTCGCGCTAGGCTGGATCGATCCGGAGCCGCCGCTTTCGCTCGACGCGCTGTTCGCGCTCGCGACGAAGCCGGAGCTGCGTGACGCGTTCCCCGACGCGCCCGCGAGCGGCGCGGTCCGCAAGGCCGACTGGCTCGACGCGCTGCGCGCGCGCCACGACGGCGAGCGGCCGTGGGCGCAATGGCTGCCGTCGATCGACGATCGCGTGCTGCGCGTGACGGCCGCGGTCGACGCGCTTTGCAGCCGGCTGCGGCTGATGTTTTTCGGCAACCTGCATCAGGACTGGTCGGAGTTCGTGCTCGCCGATCTCGGGCTGCTGCAGTACGAGACGGTCGCGTTCGCGCCGTCGTCGCGCGCGTTCCAGCGGCGCGACGACGTCGACGCGTATCTGCGGCTGCACGCATGCCGCGAGCTGCTCGAGGTCTGGCCCGCTGACGCACCGCTCGCGCCGCTCGTCGAAGCGGCGGCTGCGGTCGACTGCGGGAATGCGTGGCTCGCGATGCGCCGCGCGAAGCTCACGTTCTCGATCGGTCAGGCGTGCGAGCGCCGCGCGGACTGGGACGGCGCGCTCGCCGCGTATGCATCGAGCGCGTGGCCCGGCAGCCGGCAGCGGCGCGTGCGCGTGCTCGAGCGCTGCGAACGTTTCGACACGGCGCTCGCGCTCGCCGACGAAGCGGCGCGCGCGCCTGAAAACGAGGCGGAGGCGCAGCAGATCGCGCGGATGCTGCCGAGGCTGCGGCGGCGTGTCGGCTTGCCGGCCGGGCGCGCGGCGCGTGCGCGCGAGATTCCGCGCGACAGCCTCGAGCTCGCGCATCCGGGCGTGCCGTATCCGGTCGAATACGTCGCGCGCGATCACCTGAGCCGCGCGGACGCGCCCGTCTTCTATGTCGAGAACGCGCTGATCAACTCGCTGTTCGGGCTGTTGTGCTGGGAGCCCGTGTTCGCCGCGGTGCCGGGCGCGTTCTTTCATCCGTTCCAGCGCGGGCCGGCCGATCTGCACGCGCCCGATTTTCGCGCGCGCCGCGCCGCGCAGTTCGACGCCTGCCTGGCGCAACTCGACGGCACGCAATACCGCGACACGATTCGCCGCCACTATGCGCGGAAGAGGGGCGTGCAGTCGCCGTTCGTATTCTGGGGCGCGCTCGACGAAACGCTGCTCGAGCACGCGCTCGCGTGCCTGCCCGCCGAGCATTTGCGGCTGTGGTTCGAGCGGCTGCTCGACGACGTGCGCGGCAACCGCTCGGGGCTGCCCGATCTGGTGCGTTTCTGGCCCGCCGAACGCCGCTACGAGCTGATCGAGGTGAAGGGGCCGGGCGATCGCTTGCAGGACAACCAGATTCGCTGGCTCGACTACTGCGTGCGGCATCGAATGCCGGTGCGCGTGATCGACGTGCGCTGGAGCGGCGACGCGCAAGCGTCGTCGCAAGACGAGGGGGCGCTCGCGTGA
- a CDS encoding nucleoside hydrolase: protein MSLHKIIYDTDPGVDDSMALVFQVLHPDIELIGVTSVFGNASIDTTTRNALYLAGRFAPGVPVARGAAAPLRRPAPEPLGGIHGDDGLGNTGLALSVDVAHAPNLDARPAHRFIIDTVRAHPHEVTLLAVGPLTNLAHVLAEDPEVATLVKQVVIMGGAFGTAGVLGNVSPAAEANIAGDPDAADIVMSAAWPLAIVGLDVTQATIMTTEYLAALRDDAGDAGRFVWDVSRHYEAFHCASAGLAGIYVHDSSAVAYVVAPQLYETRTGPVRVLTSGIAAGETIQKPATMTVPAPDWDGRPPRDVCVGVDAAAMLALYRKTLVG from the coding sequence ATGAGTCTGCACAAGATCATCTACGACACGGACCCGGGCGTCGACGATTCGATGGCGCTCGTGTTCCAGGTGCTTCATCCGGACATCGAACTGATCGGCGTGACGAGCGTGTTCGGCAACGCGTCGATCGATACGACGACGCGCAACGCGCTCTATCTCGCGGGCCGCTTCGCGCCCGGCGTGCCCGTCGCGCGCGGCGCGGCGGCGCCGCTGCGGCGGCCGGCGCCCGAGCCGCTCGGCGGCATTCACGGCGACGACGGGCTCGGCAACACGGGCCTCGCCCTGTCCGTCGACGTCGCGCATGCGCCGAACCTCGACGCGCGGCCCGCGCATCGCTTCATCATCGACACGGTGCGCGCGCACCCGCATGAAGTCACGCTGCTCGCGGTCGGGCCGTTGACGAATCTCGCGCACGTGCTCGCTGAGGACCCGGAAGTCGCGACGCTCGTCAAGCAGGTCGTCATCATGGGCGGCGCGTTCGGCACGGCGGGCGTGCTCGGCAACGTGTCGCCCGCCGCCGAGGCGAACATCGCCGGCGATCCCGACGCGGCGGACATTGTGATGTCGGCAGCGTGGCCGCTCGCGATCGTCGGGCTCGACGTCACGCAGGCCACGATCATGACGACGGAGTATCTGGCCGCGTTGCGCGACGACGCGGGCGATGCGGGCCGCTTCGTGTGGGACGTGTCGCGCCACTACGAGGCGTTTCATTGCGCGAGCGCGGGGCTCGCGGGGATCTACGTGCACGATTCGTCGGCGGTCGCGTACGTGGTCGCGCCGCAGTTGTACGAGACGCGCACGGGCCCGGTGCGGGTGCTGACGAGCGGCATCGCGGCCGGCGAAACGATCCAGAAGCCGGCGACGATGACCGTGCCGGCTCCGGACTGGGACGGACGGCCGCCGCGCGACGTGTGCGTCGGCGTGGACGCGGCCGCGATGCTCGCGCTCTATCGCAAGACGCTCGTCGGCTGA